From Mytilus edulis chromosome 8, xbMytEdul2.2, whole genome shotgun sequence, one genomic window encodes:
- the LOC139486089 gene encoding uncharacterized protein, with amino-acid sequence MKKSEKEMDDYCEVFEFLRNGNASDESIQTIGEEKLKGNDNAKKQERKIEIGWFDYDYRSSEYRQVRTLNGGGVRYINAPKTWMQDDILQHGKKVFFLNGKSKRGNVTDFQFEVRNFMGGRMDNDCTIGDLYTLTGSKLLRFYIYSKKLPTTAVGCSEMESPSDDSLPDHKLLQVNKQVANLSSDPSNESPSKTSSLTPQTVQLRVQEFMKTRTQQLQKC; translated from the exons ATGAAAAAGTCTGAA AAAGAAATGGATGACTACTGTGAAGTATTTGAATTTTTAAGAAATGGAAATGCATCAGATGAATCAATACAAACAATTGGAGAAGAGAAG CTGAAAGGGAATGACAATGCCAAAAAGCAAGAGAGGAAGATTGAAATTGGGTGGTTTGATTACGATTACAGAAGTAGTGAATATCGTCAAGTCAGGACACTAAATGGTGGAGGCGTAAGATACATCAATGCACCGAAGACCTGGATGCAAGATGATATCCTGCAACATGGGAAGAAGGTATTTTTCCTGAATGGCAAATCGAAAAGAGGAAACGTAACAGAttttcaatttgaagtcagaaattTTATGGGAGGCAGAATGGACAATGATTGCACAATTGGAGACCTATATACTTTGACAGGATCAAAACTTCTACGATTTTACATATACAGCAAGAAGTTACCAACAACTGCTGTGGGCTGTTCTGAAATGGAATCTCCATCCGATGATAGTTTACCTGATCACAAATTACTACAAGTAAATAAACAAGTCGCTAACTTATCTTCTGATCCATCAAATGAATCACCTTCAAAGACTTCATCATTAACTCCACAAACAGTCCAGCTAAGAGTTCAAGAGTTTATGAAGACAAGAACCCAACAGTTGCAAAAGTGTTGA